One genomic window of Conger conger chromosome 9, fConCon1.1, whole genome shotgun sequence includes the following:
- the fkbp9 gene encoding peptidyl-prolyl cis-trans isomerase FKBP9 isoform X1: MRLRLHIMIYLALLITFVACNAPPVPLDDIVVEKTFVPEKCERTVKSGDFVRYHYNGMFPDGKKFDSSYDRGSTYNVYVGKKQLIAGMDKALVGMCVNQRSVVKIPPALAYGKNGYGDVIPPDAILHFDVLLLDIWNPEDKVQSQTYYKPETCSRTVQVSDFIRYHYNGTLLDGTLFDSSHNRMRTYDTYVGIGWLIAGMDQGLLGMCVGEKRIITLPPFLGYGENGDGSDIPGQASLVFDVVLLDLHNPKDTISVEQQVIPETCTRKSQEGDFMRYHYNGSLLDGTFFDSSYSRNRTYDTYIGKGYVIAGMDMGLLGVCIGERRRVVIPPHLGYGEEGTGTKIPGSAVLVFDVHVIDFHNPSDTVQVTSSYKPDSCSLLSKKGDFVKCHYNASLLDGTPIGSTHSFGKTYDVVLGAGQMVQGMEVGLKDMCVGEKRVLVIPPHLGYGERGVEGEVPGSAVLVFDVEMISLEEGLPDGYMFIWDSDVSPNLFTEMDKNKDNNVEPSEFSDYILRQVNEGKGRLAPGFDAHRIIENMFTNQDRNGDGKITAEEFKLKADESAAHDEL; this comes from the exons ATGAGACTGCGCTTGCATATTATGATTTATCTGGCACTTTTGATCACTTTCGTTGCTTGCAACGCTCCTCCGGTGCCCCTGGATGACATCGTCGTGGAGAAGACTTTCGTCCCTGAGAAGTGTGAAAGGACAGTGAAATCTGGCGACTTTGTCAGATATCATTACAATGGCATGTTCCCCGATGGCAAAAAGTTTGACTCCAG TTATGACCGTGGTTCCACATATAATGTGTATGTGGGGAAGAAGCAGCTCATTGCAGGCATGGATAAGGCCCTGGTCGGGATGTGTGTGAACCAGAGAAGTGTGGTCAAGatccctcctgccctggcatACGGAAAAAACGGATACG GTGACGTCATCCCTCCAGACGCCATCCTGCACTTCGATGTCCTGCTTCTGGATATCTGGAATCCGGAAGATAAGGTCCAGTCCCAGACCTACTACAAGCCCGAGACGTGCAGCCGCACTGTCCAGGTGTCTGACTTCATCCGTTACCACTACAATGGCACCCTGCTTGATGGAACACTGTTCGACTCCAG TCACAACCGCATGCGCACATATGACACCTACGTGGGGATTGGTTGGCTAATTGCTGGAATGGACCAAGGCCTGCTCGGAATGTGTGTCGGGGAGAAACGCATCATTACCCTTCCACCGTTCCTGGGCTATGGGGAGAATGGAGATG GCAGTGACATCCCGGGGCAGGCCTCCCTGGTTTTTGATGTAGTCCTGTTGGACCTCCACAACCCCAAAGACACTATCTCGGTGGAGCAGCAGGTGATCCCTGAAACCTGCACCAGAAAGAGCCAGGAAGGTGACTTCATGCGGTATCACTACAACGGATCCCTTCTGGATGGGACCTTCTTTGACTCCAG CTATTCCCGGAACCGCACATATGACACCTACATCGGGAAGGGATATGTGATCGCAGGCATGGATATGGGCCTGCTGGGGGTGTGCATCGGCGAGAGGAGGAGGGTCGTTATCCCGCCTCATCTGGGCTACGGAGAGGAGGGCACAG GCACCAAGATCCCCGGCTCGGCTGTCCTGGTCTTCGACGTCCATGTGATCGACTTCCACAACCCCTCGGACACGGTGCAGGTTACCAGCAGCTACAAGCCCGATTCCTGCAGCCTCCTGAGCAAGAAGGGCGACTTTGTCAAGTGCCACTACAACGCCAGCCTGCTGGATGGCACGCCCATCGGCTCCAC ACACAGCTTTGGGAAGACGTATGATGTGGTGCTGGGGGCAGGGCAGATGGTGCAGGGGATGGAGGTGGGACTGAAGGacatgtgtgtgggagagaagcGCGTCCTGGTAATCCCTCCCCACCTGGGCTAcggggagagaggagtgg AAGGCGAGGTCCCAGGAAGTGCCGTATTGGTGTTTGACGTCGAGATGATTAGCTTGGAGGAGGGTCTTCCCGATGGCTACATGTTCATCTGGGACAGCGATGTCTCACCCAATCTCTTCACTGAGATGGACAAGAACAAGGACAACAATGTGGAGCCTTCAGAG TTCTCTGATTACATCCTGCGGCAGGTGAATGAGGGTAAGGGCCGCCTTGCCCCTGGCTTTGACGCCCACAGGATCATCGAGAACATGTTCACGAACCAGGACCGCAACGGCGACGGAAAGATCACAGCTGAAGAGTTCAAGCTGAAGGCAGACGAGTCTGCCGCACATGATGAACTATAA
- the fkbp9 gene encoding peptidyl-prolyl cis-trans isomerase FKBP9 isoform X3, which translates to MRLRLHIMIYLALLITFVACNAPPVPLDDIVVEKTFVPEKCERTVKSGDFVRYHYNGMFPDGKKFDSSYDRGSTYNVYVGKKQLIAGMDKALVGMCVNQRSVVKIPPALAYGKNGYGDVIPPDAILHFDVLLLDIWNPEDKVQSQTYYKPETCSRTVQVSDFIRYHYNGTLLDGTLFDSSHNRMRTYDTYVGIGWLIAGMDQGLLGMCVGEKRIITLPPFLGYGENGDGSDIPGQASLVFDVVLLDLHNPKDTISVEQQVIPETCTRKSQEGDFMRYHYNGSLLDGTFFDSSYSRNRTYDTYIGKGYVIAGMDMGLLGVCIGERRRVVIPPHLGYGEEGTGTKIPGSAVLVFDVHVIDFHNPSDTVQVTSSYKPDSCSLLSKKGDFVKCHYNASLLDGTPIGSTFGKTYDVVLGAGQMVQGMEVGLKDMCVGEKRVLVIPPHLGYGERGVEGEVPGSAVLVFDVEMISLEEGLPDGYMFIWDSDVSPNLFTEMDKNKDNNVEPSEFSDYILRQVNEGKGRLAPGFDAHRIIENMFTNQDRNGDGKITAEEFKLKADESAAHDEL; encoded by the exons ATGAGACTGCGCTTGCATATTATGATTTATCTGGCACTTTTGATCACTTTCGTTGCTTGCAACGCTCCTCCGGTGCCCCTGGATGACATCGTCGTGGAGAAGACTTTCGTCCCTGAGAAGTGTGAAAGGACAGTGAAATCTGGCGACTTTGTCAGATATCATTACAATGGCATGTTCCCCGATGGCAAAAAGTTTGACTCCAG TTATGACCGTGGTTCCACATATAATGTGTATGTGGGGAAGAAGCAGCTCATTGCAGGCATGGATAAGGCCCTGGTCGGGATGTGTGTGAACCAGAGAAGTGTGGTCAAGatccctcctgccctggcatACGGAAAAAACGGATACG GTGACGTCATCCCTCCAGACGCCATCCTGCACTTCGATGTCCTGCTTCTGGATATCTGGAATCCGGAAGATAAGGTCCAGTCCCAGACCTACTACAAGCCCGAGACGTGCAGCCGCACTGTCCAGGTGTCTGACTTCATCCGTTACCACTACAATGGCACCCTGCTTGATGGAACACTGTTCGACTCCAG TCACAACCGCATGCGCACATATGACACCTACGTGGGGATTGGTTGGCTAATTGCTGGAATGGACCAAGGCCTGCTCGGAATGTGTGTCGGGGAGAAACGCATCATTACCCTTCCACCGTTCCTGGGCTATGGGGAGAATGGAGATG GCAGTGACATCCCGGGGCAGGCCTCCCTGGTTTTTGATGTAGTCCTGTTGGACCTCCACAACCCCAAAGACACTATCTCGGTGGAGCAGCAGGTGATCCCTGAAACCTGCACCAGAAAGAGCCAGGAAGGTGACTTCATGCGGTATCACTACAACGGATCCCTTCTGGATGGGACCTTCTTTGACTCCAG CTATTCCCGGAACCGCACATATGACACCTACATCGGGAAGGGATATGTGATCGCAGGCATGGATATGGGCCTGCTGGGGGTGTGCATCGGCGAGAGGAGGAGGGTCGTTATCCCGCCTCATCTGGGCTACGGAGAGGAGGGCACAG GCACCAAGATCCCCGGCTCGGCTGTCCTGGTCTTCGACGTCCATGTGATCGACTTCCACAACCCCTCGGACACGGTGCAGGTTACCAGCAGCTACAAGCCCGATTCCTGCAGCCTCCTGAGCAAGAAGGGCGACTTTGTCAAGTGCCACTACAACGCCAGCCTGCTGGATGGCACGCCCATCGGCTCCAC CTTTGGGAAGACGTATGATGTGGTGCTGGGGGCAGGGCAGATGGTGCAGGGGATGGAGGTGGGACTGAAGGacatgtgtgtgggagagaagcGCGTCCTGGTAATCCCTCCCCACCTGGGCTAcggggagagaggagtgg AAGGCGAGGTCCCAGGAAGTGCCGTATTGGTGTTTGACGTCGAGATGATTAGCTTGGAGGAGGGTCTTCCCGATGGCTACATGTTCATCTGGGACAGCGATGTCTCACCCAATCTCTTCACTGAGATGGACAAGAACAAGGACAACAATGTGGAGCCTTCAGAG TTCTCTGATTACATCCTGCGGCAGGTGAATGAGGGTAAGGGCCGCCTTGCCCCTGGCTTTGACGCCCACAGGATCATCGAGAACATGTTCACGAACCAGGACCGCAACGGCGACGGAAAGATCACAGCTGAAGAGTTCAAGCTGAAGGCAGACGAGTCTGCCGCACATGATGAACTATAA
- the fkbp9 gene encoding peptidyl-prolyl cis-trans isomerase FKBP9 isoform X2, protein MRLRLHIMIYLALLITFVACNAPPVPLDDIVVEKTFVPEKCERTVKSGDFVRYHYNGMFPDGKKFDSSYDRGSTYNVYVGKKQLIAGMDKALVGMCVNQRSVVKIPPALAYGKNGYGDVIPPDAILHFDVLLLDIWNPEDKVQSQTYYKPETCSRTVQVSDFIRYHYNGTLLDGTLFDSSHNRMRTYDTYVGIGWLIAGMDQGLLGMCVGEKRIITLPPFLGYGENGDGSDIPGQASLVFDVVLLDLHNPKDTISVEQQVIPETCTRKSQEGDFMRYHYNGSLLDGTFFDSSYSRNRTYDTYIGKGYVIAGMDMGLLGVCIGERRRVVIPPHLGYGEEGTGTKIPGSAVLVFDVHVIDFHNPSDTVQVTSSYKPDSCSLLSKKGDFVKCHYNASLLDGTPIGSTHSFGKTYDVVLGAGQMVQGMEVGLKDMCVGEKRVLVIPPHLGYGERGVGEVPGSAVLVFDVEMISLEEGLPDGYMFIWDSDVSPNLFTEMDKNKDNNVEPSEFSDYILRQVNEGKGRLAPGFDAHRIIENMFTNQDRNGDGKITAEEFKLKADESAAHDEL, encoded by the exons ATGAGACTGCGCTTGCATATTATGATTTATCTGGCACTTTTGATCACTTTCGTTGCTTGCAACGCTCCTCCGGTGCCCCTGGATGACATCGTCGTGGAGAAGACTTTCGTCCCTGAGAAGTGTGAAAGGACAGTGAAATCTGGCGACTTTGTCAGATATCATTACAATGGCATGTTCCCCGATGGCAAAAAGTTTGACTCCAG TTATGACCGTGGTTCCACATATAATGTGTATGTGGGGAAGAAGCAGCTCATTGCAGGCATGGATAAGGCCCTGGTCGGGATGTGTGTGAACCAGAGAAGTGTGGTCAAGatccctcctgccctggcatACGGAAAAAACGGATACG GTGACGTCATCCCTCCAGACGCCATCCTGCACTTCGATGTCCTGCTTCTGGATATCTGGAATCCGGAAGATAAGGTCCAGTCCCAGACCTACTACAAGCCCGAGACGTGCAGCCGCACTGTCCAGGTGTCTGACTTCATCCGTTACCACTACAATGGCACCCTGCTTGATGGAACACTGTTCGACTCCAG TCACAACCGCATGCGCACATATGACACCTACGTGGGGATTGGTTGGCTAATTGCTGGAATGGACCAAGGCCTGCTCGGAATGTGTGTCGGGGAGAAACGCATCATTACCCTTCCACCGTTCCTGGGCTATGGGGAGAATGGAGATG GCAGTGACATCCCGGGGCAGGCCTCCCTGGTTTTTGATGTAGTCCTGTTGGACCTCCACAACCCCAAAGACACTATCTCGGTGGAGCAGCAGGTGATCCCTGAAACCTGCACCAGAAAGAGCCAGGAAGGTGACTTCATGCGGTATCACTACAACGGATCCCTTCTGGATGGGACCTTCTTTGACTCCAG CTATTCCCGGAACCGCACATATGACACCTACATCGGGAAGGGATATGTGATCGCAGGCATGGATATGGGCCTGCTGGGGGTGTGCATCGGCGAGAGGAGGAGGGTCGTTATCCCGCCTCATCTGGGCTACGGAGAGGAGGGCACAG GCACCAAGATCCCCGGCTCGGCTGTCCTGGTCTTCGACGTCCATGTGATCGACTTCCACAACCCCTCGGACACGGTGCAGGTTACCAGCAGCTACAAGCCCGATTCCTGCAGCCTCCTGAGCAAGAAGGGCGACTTTGTCAAGTGCCACTACAACGCCAGCCTGCTGGATGGCACGCCCATCGGCTCCAC ACACAGCTTTGGGAAGACGTATGATGTGGTGCTGGGGGCAGGGCAGATGGTGCAGGGGATGGAGGTGGGACTGAAGGacatgtgtgtgggagagaagcGCGTCCTGGTAATCCCTCCCCACCTGGGCTAcggggagagaggagtgg GCGAGGTCCCAGGAAGTGCCGTATTGGTGTTTGACGTCGAGATGATTAGCTTGGAGGAGGGTCTTCCCGATGGCTACATGTTCATCTGGGACAGCGATGTCTCACCCAATCTCTTCACTGAGATGGACAAGAACAAGGACAACAATGTGGAGCCTTCAGAG TTCTCTGATTACATCCTGCGGCAGGTGAATGAGGGTAAGGGCCGCCTTGCCCCTGGCTTTGACGCCCACAGGATCATCGAGAACATGTTCACGAACCAGGACCGCAACGGCGACGGAAAGATCACAGCTGAAGAGTTCAAGCTGAAGGCAGACGAGTCTGCCGCACATGATGAACTATAA
- the crtap gene encoding cartilage-associated protein — protein MATLSIVLLLVFAFFAAVQAQYEKYSFRSFPRQELMPLDSAYKYALDQYTNEKWPETVEYLEVSLRLFRLLKDSEAFCNLNCSSVRLDDEQKFESFPELHVFGNIMKRAQCLKRCKHGLPAFRQTMPSRETVEDFEKREPYKYLQFAYFKSENLAKAVSAAHTFLLKHPDDEMMKRNMAYYKSLPGVEDHLKDLETKSYEMLFIRAVRAYNGDNYRTSISDMELALRDFFKVYDECLAAAEGSREIRDFRDLYPSIADHYSEVLDRKVKCESELTPVVGGFVVEKFVATMYHYLQFAFYKLNDIKNAVPCVASYLLFDPSDEVMMNNMVYYQYHKDKWGLTEEDFLPRAEAVRYFNQTRLQLDMAEFSRQHLQSDDEGEVLQFLDELLAADEK, from the exons ATGGCAACTTTGTCGATAGTTCTCCTGCTTGTATTTGCGTTTTTCGCTGCTGTCCAGGCACAGTATGAAAAGTACAGTTTCCGGAGTTTCCCAAGACAGGAGCTCATGCCCTTGGATTCCGCATATAAATACGCACTGGATCAGTACACAAATGAGAAATGGCCAGAAACCGTAGAGTATTTAGAAGTGAGTCTGCGGCTTTTTCGACTACTGAAAGACAGCGAAGCTTTCTGCAATCTGAACTGTAGCTCCGTCCGGCTGGATGACGAGCAGAAGTTTGAGAGTTTCCCCGAGTTGCACGTATTCGGGAACATAATGAAGCGAGCCCAGTGTCTGAAGAGATGCAAGCACGGTCTACCCGCTTTCAGACAGACTATGCCCAGCCGGGAGACCGTGGAGGACTTCGAGAAACGCGAGCCGTACAAATATCTTCAGTTCGCCTACTTCAAA TCTGAAAACCTGGCGAAGGCCGTATCAGCAGCTCACACCTTCCTACTCAAGCACCCGGACGATGAGATGATGAAGAGGAACATGGCCTACTACAAGAGCCTCCCTGGGGTCGAGGACCACCTCAAAGACCTGGAGACCAAGTCCTATGAG ATGCTGTTCATCAGAGCCGTACGAGCCTACAACGGGGACAACTACCGCACCTCTATCTCTGATATGGAGCTGGCCCTCCGGGACTTCTTCAAGGTGTATGACGAGTGTCTAGCAGCGGCGGAAGGATCCAGGGAGATCCGGGACTTTCGGGATTTGTATCCCTCAATAGCAG ACCATTACAGTGAAGTCCTGGACCGTAAGGTGAAATGTGAAAGCGAGCTCACCCCAGTGGTGGGCGGCTTCgttgtggaaaagtttgttgcgaCGATGTACCACTACCTTCAGTTTGCTTTTTACAAAC TGAACGACATTAAGAACGCGGTGCCGTGTGTGGCCAGCTACTTGCTGTTTGACCCCAGTGACGAGGTCATGATGAACAACATGGTTTATTACCAGTACCACAAGGACAAGTGGGGATTGACAGAGGAAGACTTCCTCCCAAGAGCG GAAGCCGTACGGTACTTCAACCAGACCAGGCTGCAGCTGGACATGGCAGAGTTCTCCAGGCAGCATCTACAAAGTGATGACGAG